ggggttaatccccagcagtgcaattgctgggtcgtagggcaggtctatttttaactctttgaggaacctccacacagttttccagagtggctgcaccagttcacattcccaccaacagtgcaagagggttcccctttctccgcatcctctccaacatttgtggtttcctgccttgttaattttccccattctcactggtgtgaggtggtaactcattgtggttttgatttgtatttccctgatggccagtgatgcagagcattttctcatgtgcgtgttggccatgtctacgtcttcttctgtgagatttctcttcatgtcgtttgcccatttcatgattggattgtttgtttctttgctgttgagtttaagaagttctttatagatcttagatactagcccttttaTCTGaaaggtcatttgcaaatatcttctgccattctgtaggttgtctttcagttttgttgactgtttcttttgctgtgcaggagctttttatcttggttaattcccaacagttcatttttgcttttgtttcccttgccttcttggatgtatcttgcaagaagttgctgtggccaagttcaaaaagggtgttgcctgtgttctcctctaggattttgatggattcttgtctcccatttagatctttcatccattttgagtttatctttgtgtatggtgcaagagagtggtctagtttcattcttctgcatgtggatgtccagttttcccagcaccatttcttgaagagactgtcttttttccagtggatagtctttcctgctttgtcaaatattagttgaccatagagttgagggtcaaACGATTTCTATTTTAGATACAATACAACTGGCCCAGGCTTAGTACTTAGAGGAGCCAGGGtttgctgtgtgtttttttttttccagatcccATGCTGGAAGGCACAACCATTATATTCCCTGGTCATCATTACTGTGGGCATTGTCACCTCCACTGTGGTTACAGCCATGAGCAGTCTGGCAAGAAAGAGTATAGTTGGCAAGCACACAGGATTAGGAGGGAGACACACCTAGCTTCCCATCCGGGCATCACCTGCCATGACCTTCAGAGTAGAGGAGCATCCTGTAAGATTTCCTGGGGGAGGCTGAGTTGGCTGGCACCTGGAGGATttggagaggtgggtggggggtggctagGGAAGGGAAGCCTGGATAGACTAGAAGAGTTCCAAGAAAGGGGAAAGAGGTACCTTAGGCTGAGACCTTCCCAGTTTCTGCTACCTGAAAGTTGTGGGTGAAAACCCAGTCCTGCACAGCAAACGCTGGAGCCAAGGGTGCAGCAAGGGGTACAGAGGGCACGGTGGAAGCCACAGGCAGCAAGGGCTGTCACACTACCCCATGCATCTTTCCCCTCAGCCTTCCAGGGACAAAGAGAGGAGCAAGTCTCCTCTATTGTCCCTCCTCAACAATCACTCATGCTCACACAGGGTAAGGGCAGGCAAGATGCAAGATGGGCTTTTCTTACGCTTGAGTTCTGAAAACGTTAGTCTCGGTTCAGGAGAAACTTGCACAAGCCATGGGACCTGAAGCTTGTCGGCAGTTTGGGAGAGGGgatgaggcagggagggagatggggctgAGGTGGGAGGTGGTCCACAGTcgggtggggaaggaaggaaatcagcCCGGGACTCTGGCTGAAGCAGTGTCTGAGATCTCTGATGGAGGCGAAGGGGCTGAGTGGTGAGCTTCCCTCACAAAACCCCTCCTCCAGCTTCTCTCTACCCCATGGGATCCTTGCCTCTGCTTTGCGTATCTCTCCTTAGCTTCCCACCCTGCCCACACTCCAGGAGTTGGGAGTTCTCTGAAGGAGGTGAGAGAACTCTAGGCTCTGAGCAAGGTTGGATACCTACAGACAGGGGATGAAACCTCATCACTGTGTCCCAGCCACTGGCCCCTGTCCCCACACTTGCTGGGGAGGGAGCCAGAGACTGCCTTTATGGAAACCTGGACTTGGGAGGAGGCACATCTCCCCTGGTCCTGCAGATGCAGCATTTCTGCCGTCCAGGGCCTGGGGGCGCTAGAGTGAAGTCCTCCCCAGAGGTGACAAGTGACAGCCGCCCTTGACTGAATGCTTTGCATTTCAACACTGCctttgagtgggaaatatcagagagggtgacagaacatgagagactcctaactctgggaaacgaacaagggatagtggaaagggaggtgggcggggggctggggtgactgggtgacgggtactgagtggaacacttgacgggatgagcactgggtgttttgctatatgttggcaaatagaactccaataaaaaatatacaaaaaaaataagtaaataaagccacctggggcacctgggtggttcagtgcttgagcatctgccttcggctcagggctcaggtcgtggtccctgCATCCTAGGACCCggtctggcatcgggctccccgtggggagcctgcttctccctctgcctctctctgtgtgcctcatgaatgaataaataaagtatcaaaaaaaaaaataaagtgccttCTCTTTCGTTTTTACACACCACAGAGGGTCCTCAGATAGACTTAGGTTCTCCATGCCTTAGACTCCTCAGCTAGAAAATCGACTTGTGATGGAGATGAAGTCAGGACAGGTGATGTCCCAACAGGGCTTGGCCCGTAGGAAGTGTTCCAGCATGTTTGCTCGCACCACCTATCTGTGGCCCTTAAATGAGCCACTTTCGTTTTCTGAGTCCCACTGGGGGACTGAATGACCTCCCACTTgccttccagctttgttcttctagGATTCTGTGTGTCTGAGGTAGCGTAAGCAGAGATTGTTGAGCTATGATAATAGGTGATGAGGGGGTACTGGGAGCCTCCCTAAAGATGAACTAACCTGTTAAGGGCCACACAGCCAGTTACTGGCCAAGATGACGTTAGGCTCCAGAGTGCTAAACCTCTAGTTTCAGGCCATTGGGCTGGCTAGGCTACACCCAGGGGAGATTAGAAAGCATTTTGCTTTCATtctaaaaaaagtacaaaatggaCTTTATGGCAGCCTTTGGGACCAAGGGAAGGTTGTACGGACCTGCATAACACAGTGGTGGCCTTCCTCACTGGCCAAGGTTCCCATTTCCTGCTATATGTCCATTTCGTCTCCCAGAGCTCCCCACTACAGGTCCTTAGGTCAGGCCCTGGATTCCCTCTGGAGGGTGGCTTGAAGCATCCTCGCTGTTTGCTGGGACCCCAACAAGCAGGTGCTTCTCATTTCAAGGAGACCTTCAAGGAGACCTCACTTCAAGGGCAGGTGAGGAGGCAGAGGCCCAGAAAGGGCGAAGGAGAGACTTTGCCAAGCTACCCAACAAGCCCTGGGTGGAAGCAGATTCAAGACTGGGACTTGGGTTTCTGGGCCCCTGGCCTTGTGTAGAGAGGAATGAAAGGGCCAGGTCAGCCTCCCAGAGAATGAGCCTGGCTTGGAAATCCTATCGCAAGTGCTTCAAGAACTATCACTGCCACAGAGGAAAGTGCTGAGGGCCCAGTCTGTCCCTAGGGAGGCCCAATGTGTTGTCTGGGACACCAGAAGCTTCCAGGGGCCAAGGCACACTCACAGTGGGGAAGCAGACCCCTAGTGAGAGCGTGACAGCTGACCCTAGGTGAGGACAGAGCCAGATTTGAGGCTTGACTGGTCAATTATTGGCTCTGAATTTGAGCAAGTGACTTGACCTCCCTGAGCCCGTTTCCCCCCTCTATAAATTGGAGATAATGATGACTACCCTGTCCACTTCTCAGGTTTAGAGGCAGGTTTAGCAGAGATAACATTAGCTCCTGCTAGTGAGCTTGTACCATGGGCTGGGCACGCTGCCCAACACTTTCCCCGcatcatttcattcaaatttgACCACTGCCTTGAAAAGTAGGCAGAGCATCCTGCCAGATTTGGAAACAGGGCTCATGCAGATCAAGACACTGCCTTTTAAGTTCTCACAGATAAGTGAACAATGacactgggatttgaaccctgaTCTGACCCAGACTTCCCCTTCCACTGAAAGCCCTTTGTCAGTACGATTATTATCAGATTAGCATGGCGCAGAGGCCAGCTCATAATCAGTTTATGAAATTCCCTTCATTCTAGATCCTACTGGAGAATGTAAGTCTTCTCTTCAGGCCCCAGGCAAAGGTTCAAGGGCAGAGTTTAGACAGGATTTGGCAAACTGTGAcctgccacctgtttttataaataaagtttggtTGAAACACAGCTACATCTATTCATTTACATGTTGTCCGTGGTTGCTTTAGCACCACTCACTGGGGTAGTCGAGCCCGAGATGGAATGGCCCCCACAAAGTCAAAAATGctacctggccctttacagaaaaagtctgtTGACCCCTGATTTGAAATATTCAAGGACATGTTCTGGACACGGCTCTGGCCGTTGCCTAAAGACCTCGGGGGGCCATTAGGAGGGAAGCCCCTTGCTGGGCTCCTTTTGTGGGCACTGGCCAGTTATATCAGGAAAAATGGCCTTTTCAAATGGAGAGGCCTTCCATTTGGGGGTTCCAGGGAAATGCTGGCTGAGTTTGCAGCCCCTTCTAGGGTTGGGAGCGGAACATAGTGAGTCTTCTCTGCTGTTGCCTTTCACGGTTAGCTGGCCTGAGCTCACGCTGGTCAGAAAGAAATGTTGGATTGAGCAATTCAGTTGAAGAACTTTTGGGCCCGAACAATAAAGTTATAGAAGTACTTCAGAATGGCTGCTATGGGCCAGGCCCCATAGCTCCCTCCACAGTGGGTGAGCCCAGCCCCAGTTGGTGGTACCGAGTCAGCCAGGGCTTGTGGGAGAGTCTGAGATGTTAGGCTTTGGAGGGCTCTGGCTCATTTGACACCACCTCTGGGTGCCTAAGAAGTCGTGTGTCTGGGCCTGGGTCTGTTTGCCCCCCGAATCTCTGGCACTTTGGAAACCGCCTCATTTCCAGGGGGACTTGAAGTCCCCCTGTTGTTTCTCAAGTtgtctgtcccccacccccacccttcaaCCTCCTGGTCTAGGACTCATCGTCCAGGAACAGTTAAATGAGTGCCTTTTTCTCTTTACCTCTGCATTTTCAAAACAACCCTCTATTCTGATTTTGCTGTGTTTATTTGGTCAAGATATTGCCAAAGGGTGGCAACCCATATGTCCTGCCTTCTTTTGATTTGATGTCTAATTACCTTCCCAGAAGGCTATCAGCTCACCTTTCCCTCATTCTCTGCCCCAAGAAGATCAGACTGGCAGTCACCTGTGACCAGCATCCAGTGAGTTACCTATGCCCAGAGGACCCAGGTGGCTGCTCCCTGTCCTGTCCTCACCTTCACTGCCCACTGTCCTCCTGCCAACTTATGCAAATGCGATTGGACCTCTGGAGGCAGTGTGAGTGATGCCACCAGTCTACACCATGCCATCTACTTCTTCTGCACTTAAACTGAGAATACCAGACACATTTTGTACTTCAGTCTTCCCTGTAATTGGGGAAACTTCTATAGTACCATAGAAATAATTTGCCTTCTAGAATTCAAAGTCCAGATTCTAGGTTCACTTGCTGGCTTCACCACTCTGAgcccattttctcatttctcacttGTGAAACAGGAGTTGGGGGACTGTGTCATCCAGTCATTAGGATgataaaatgagttatttttaaaaagagctctgAAAGCTATTGAAGGGCTGTACACTCCTGGGTCGGTATTAAGTTCTCTggccctgccaccacccccctTCTCCTTGGTTTCATGGAAAATTAGAGCTTTGGGGGGTGATTAGGGAGGTAACAGACCAATCAGCATGAAGCCAGCCCACCTAAAACCTCTTTGCCTAACCAGTCACTCTGACGACTAGTTTGCCTAAAAGTCAAAGTAGTAATTTTGAAAGAAGGCATTTTGTACCAATTTTCCCAAGAGGCACTTCCAGCataatgtcatatttttaaatcactatgtCGCAATCTGCAGCATTTTGTCAATGATTGTGAGTTGTATGCTTGTGagttgttttttctattttatttcctattgaGCAGTTTTATGGCCTTTTGGCAAGTTTGTCTGCAGACCTTTCCTTAAAATtatgtctttctattttttaaaaattatgtctttcTAGCCCCGAATACTTGTCAAATCTGTAGAATATCCCACAAGATTTATCAAATGCACCTTTTTGATGATTATGTCTCCTCACTGGGTTGTACTCTGCATTGTGTATGCCTGTGTGCACCTAATGAGTTGATTAACCAAATTAGCATGTACCCATGCTCCTCTCTGTTCGGCAAGATACTGGCCTTTCGACAGCAAACGTGAAGAAGTGAGACAGATGGGGCAGAATTGTATTGAACTCCTTGCGTTTTATTTTTCAGGCTTTCTCATTCATCAAGCAGCTCTATATTGTGAAACATAAAATGATACATACAAAGTCATTACCAAGTGTACTTATTGCAGGAAACAATGATTTTCGAGAAAGGCAAACTGGCTAAAAAGTCCTGAAAGTGTTCAGAAGTAGATAAAATTAGAAGACACCCACCAaggatataaaacaaattttagtgGGAATCCCACCTTTAACCAGAATGTCCTTAAATCAATTGCTTCGTAAAAAGCTTTAAATGACACTGAAGGGGGGCGGGGAAGGACACCCAAACAGATACCAAAACACTTAAAAGCAGGCTGAATGTTATGTGGACCAGTCATTAAGCGCAGAGATTCCTTTTAGGAGTTTGTGGCAAATTGGTTCGAGGCCATTTGACCTGGAATCGATTTGGGATGTAGGCACTTACCTCCGTGCAAGTGCAATATGTGGGCATGGGGACAACCATGGGCCTCAGGGGACAGGAATGCCCCTCCTGAACATGACCTCCAAGAGAAAGGGTGAATTGTCAGCTTTTAACTCTTTATTATAAAGACATATTTACACAGAACAATCTTTACAAACACAGTGAACACAATTATGGGAAGGGGACAATTTCTGAATGAAAAGGGCCTTAATATCTTTGTATAAATTAGTATAAGAATCATACACAACCATTTTAAATAAgacaggcccccagccccccccccaactgcccccttctgccctgtgtctctggaCTTTACCAGCTTACCCCCTCTCCCCAGGGGGCCTGGCAGCTGAtgaggcaggagacgcagagaggaggaggggaaagaaggcCCAGTCCCTGGTGGGGGCATCAGTGACAGAAGAGGCTTTCTGGACCCTGGCCAGTCCCCACATCCAGACCACGGGGTGTGGGGGAAGCAggtgcccagctggctcctcAGGGTGGGCCTggaagcagcagcagtagcagcagcagcagcagcattagCAGCAGCAGaggtgagggggagaggcagtTAGGCAACGTCGGGGTTATTGTGGGACTCGGAGGGCCCTGACTCCCCCTGTCCCCACACATACATAGATGGCCATCAGGCTCTtgtctcccctttcctccctcctgggaGGTCTCTGAGAAGGCAGCCTGCTCAGACCTAtacttcctccctcttttcttccttccttccttccttccttccttccttccttccttccttccttccttccttctctccttcgtTCTTCTGCCCCTGGCCCCTCCCAGGAGGAAAGGGCACTGGGAAAGAAGGTCGGGTCAATGCAAAGGGAAGGCCAATTAAGGCTCCCTGCTGGCTCCCAGAAACCAGTGTCAGTAGGGGTTGGAGTGAAAGCCTCAGTACCTGAGTGGCCCCTATGAGAATACCAAGGCTCTGGAAGTGCAGCAGGTGGGGCAGCTGACCAGTGACCAGACCTTTGCAACGCAGGTTGGGGAAGGACAGGCAGGGGCAGGCCAGGGAGGCGGGAGCAGCTGGGTCCCCCCACAACCGGGCAGTTCATGGCTGCCCCTCCTTCTCAGCCCCGCCCGCCCCAACCCCAAGAAAGGCACTTAATGTGTTGTGAAAAGATATCATCAAGAGGGAAGAGGACATCATCAAGTGGGAGCAGGGAGACCTGGGTCCTCATTCTGGCTCAGCTGTGACCCTGAATAGATCACCGACCCTCTCCAGGCCTGCTTTCGCAGGAGTTTGCCTAAGGGGTCTGAGCAAAGTGATTGCCAAGGTTCCTTTTGGCTCTGACATTCTGTGATTCTTGGCAAAAAACACCCCTGCTTGGCTTTAGCTCCTAAGCGAGAGAGAGCTTGAACTAGCGggcaagggaaggagggagttgggaggtggggtgaggggcagtgtTAGGAGACAAAGAAAGGTGACAGAGGTGACAAGGTACTTCACAGCCCctctcctttgtttcttccttaagcCAAACACGGCCTGGGGAAATGGCCACAGCAGCTAGTCTTCCTCCTCTCCAAagcttttcccctctcccttttgCCAGAGGACCGAGCCCCATTGCAATGTCCCCCCAAGCACCCCGTCTGCGTCGCAATGCCTCAGCCCTTCCAACCGGCACCTCCGTGCTGGGTGAAGGGCCAATGGAACTCCAAAGCCTGGGACTGGCAGGAGCCCATTGAAGAAGGCAgtggcctccccccccccccccccccccccgcagcaccACCCCCCCTTCCCAGGCACACAGGAGGCAGGAAGGGTTATGGGCGGAGCTTGGGCTGCAGGATGGGAGAGAGGTAGGGaccagagaaaggggaagcctggTCTCCAAAGTCAGTCCAGTGAAGGGCCAGGAAGAGGGGCTGAACGGATCCATGGGAGACAAAGGGAATCATCGCTGAGGCAGGACTGTGCCTTTGGGGAAGCCGGTGGGTGAGAAGAGCTAGGACCATCAGCAGCGAGGACAGGTGCGACAAGAGAGGCGAGTGGAAGTGAGGGCTCCAGAGAAGCAGACCAATCTATGGAGTAGCCAGAGTTGCAGGAGGCGGCGACTCGGGGGCCCCTTCCATCCTAAAGAGACAAAAATGACCAGAGAGAAGTCACTGGCATGTCCTAGGTCAAAGGAACCAGCCGGGCAAGGAAAGGAGACAGCCTTTGTTCCCTTCTCCCCACAACCCTGAACCTAAGCCCAAGGCCCGGGAGTTGATGCCACCTTGTCCAGGCTAGAGGGGTGAGACAGCAGGCCCGGCCACAGGGGAAAGCAGGCCTGTCTTTCTCTGCTActgcttgcatttttttctttctttcctatggCTCTGGGCAactctctttctgttctctgcCTGCTGCCCGCCCGCCACCCCTGCAaggctctctgcctccctctcccctctttgGTGAAGATCCACCCTGCACATGTTTAGGATACCCTGAGGCCCCCCTCTCCAGCTCTCAAGGCCACCCAGGACTTCTAGAACTCTCCAAGTGGGCCAGCCTGCGCAACCCCAGGTGGAGATTGGCCCCAGGTGGCCAGCTCCTCTCCAGGCCTTGGTCTCCACATGTGTAAAATGCAGGAGTAAGATGGGTACTCTGGAAGCCCCTACGCTGTGTGCCGGCCCAGAACTGCTTGGTGCAGGTGTCTGGCCAGCAATAAGCAGCAGGGTCACTCAACTTCCTGgctttccctcccctgctccttccGCTGCCCACCGACTAGAGAGAGGCTCAAGTACCTGCTTCAGAAAGGCATGGGGCCCTTATGGGAGAGGCGCGGCCGCTGACGGCGAAATTTCTTCCGACCGCCCTGCCAGGGCCCCAGTCCGTTCCTCGAGCCTCTGGGCTGCACCAGGTGGCGGATATTGCCTTCCTCCAGCCCCTTGCCGTCAGGAGGCTGCAGCAGCGGCCCTGCAGGAAGAGGAAAGCCTGTTAGCTAGGGAGGCTGATGCGAATGGACAGAGGGCTGCGGGCTCACGGTAGGGGCAACCTCTCCACGAGGTAGTACTCATTGAAGCTTCCCTTTGGTTTTATCTTCCATCTTGGTGAACAGTTTGCAATTTTTACACTGGCCTGGGCCAAACCTACTACTCATATCTTGTAATTTATGGAACTGACTTTATGGCCTTTTGGCAGTTCTACCATGTTTCTGGCAGGCACAAATGTGTTCTTCATTTAGAACATCATTGGGGGGGGGGTACAATCTGGAGCATATGTCTGTCCTTGGTTAGGGCACAGCAAGCAATAACTCCCCATGGCACCCTTGTCACAGATGCACTTCAAACATTTCA
The Vulpes vulpes isolate BD-2025 chromosome X, VulVul3, whole genome shotgun sequence genome window above contains:
- the APLN gene encoding apelin, which produces MNLRRCVQALLLLWLSLTAACGGPLLQPPDGKGLEEGNIRHLVQPRGSRNGLGPWQGGRKKFRRQRPRLSHKGPMPF